A segment of the Flavobacterium azooxidireducens genome:
CGCGACATCGAAGCTTTTTTAAAGCCTTATAGTGAAAATGTAAAAGTTTATACTTTTCCCGACCAACTTTTATATGAAGGAAAGGCAAAAATGCGAGAAGAATATACCGAAATGTTCAACCAATTACCCGAGTTACATTGTAAATTAGTCAATAGAATTGTGCTAAATAACAAAGTCATTGACCATGAAGAAGTTGTTTTTTTGAAATCGCAACCCGCACTTTTTGCGATTGCGGTTTATACGATTACGGACGGGAAGATTAGTGAGGTGAGGTTTATGCAGTAATCAATTCCCCCACAACCTAACCCATAATTTCCCCAATAAGTTCTTCGCTTCTCTCCTATTTTTATTAGGCAATTCAGCCGCTTTAATTTCCCCATTTTCTTCAGTAATTTGATAACTGAACGAAAACTGTAAATCATTTTTATCCGCATTCATCACCCCAAATCGCAAATCATTAAAAAAAAGTTGGTTTTCTTTTTGTGTGATACAGTACCATCCTTCGGATATTCTTTTTAATTGTTGGATGACGGCGGCATCTTCAATAGTATTTATCAATTCTTTTTGGGTGGGAATGAATTGAAAATGGATGGGTTTTGTATCAAAAAAAGAATAATCGCCGATGTAATAACCGTTATCCACTTTAATATTGGTTGTCCATAAAATAATGTTGAAGGGAGATGGTTTTACGACAATTTCTTGGTAACTAATTTTGTTTTGTTCCAATTGTTTTTCAAATTTATTCGTCACAACCGATTGTACTAAAAGCGTGAGAAACAAATACGAAGTACTCACAATCAATCCGGTTCTGTTCCAAAACATTCTTTTGGGGTCTTGTTTCTTTTTCTTCATCGAAAGAATAAGAAAAACCAAAAAAGGCAATGTATATAACGGATCAATCACAAAAATAGATTGCAATGAAAACCGTGTTTCGAGTGGCCAAAACAATTGTGTTCCCCAAGTAGTGAACAAATCGAGTAAGGCGTGAGTTTGTAAAACGAGAAAAGAAAACAACGTTGCTTCTTTGAAATTCACTTTATGTTTATGTTCTAATTTTTGTAAAATCCATC
Coding sequences within it:
- a CDS encoding metal-dependent hydrolase, producing the protein MDSFSQIVLGAAVGNQVLGKKIGNKAILYGAIIGTMPDLDVLYGKFLDPLTATDIHRGFSHSTLFFLFLSPVLGWILQKLEHKHKVNFKEATLFSFLVLQTHALLDLFTTWGTQLFWPLETRFSLQSIFVIDPLYTLPFLVFLILSMKKKKQDPKRMFWNRTGLIVSTSYLFLTLLVQSVVTNKFEKQLEQNKISYQEIVVKPSPFNIILWTTNIKVDNGYYIGDYSFFDTKPIHFQFIPTQKELINTIEDAAVIQQLKRISEGWYCITQKENQLFFNDLRFGVMNADKNDLQFSFSYQITEENGEIKAAELPNKNRREAKNLLGKLWVRLWGN
- a CDS encoding nuclear transport factor 2 family protein, producing MKKIFLVTLVILSSSIYGQDKSSTEKEATALAQEQLDGYNKRDIEAFLKPYSENVKVYTFPDQLLYEGKAKMREEYTEMFNQLPELHCKLVNRIVLNNKVIDHEEVVFLKSQPALFAIAVYTITDGKISEVRFMQ